Proteins from a genomic interval of Anabrus simplex isolate iqAnaSimp1 chromosome 13, ASM4041472v1, whole genome shotgun sequence:
- the LOC136884941 gene encoding protein elav isoform X6: protein MFPAKREGPSGMQNGNVSNRAKATNIAQKAALEAKAASDAQLIAGQQAAHQVKIQLAEKAQQAAQAAQAALSGKQQIVDQLEEEVRQAEAVVQEEGASLQQAQQEVQAAGASAQQAQQQLKVLTSAVQLEQNNVGNAEQAAQGAQQELAEKLQLVEAAKHRVSVLLSQLSSARADLANTKQAAQRASAAAQEAKANAARNRRRLNRDQNLPPE from the exons ATGTTCCCAGCCAAGAGGGAAGGTCCTTCCGGCATGCAGAACGGCAACGTGAGCAACCGAGCTAAGGCCACCAACATTGCTCAGAAAGCTGCTCTGGAGGCTAAGGCGGCATCAGATGCGCAGCTCATTGCTGGTCAGCAAGCGGCTCACCAG GTTAAGATCCAGTTAGCAGAGAAGGCACAGCAAGCGGCGCAGGCTGCTCAAGCCGCTCTGTCCGGTAAACAACAGATCGTGGACCAACTGGAGGAGGAAGTGCGCCAGGCGGAGGCCGTGGTCCAAGAGGAGGGCGCGTCACTCCAGCAGGCCCAGCAGGAGGTCCAGGCTGCTGGCGCATCTGCACAGCAAGCTCAGCAACAG CTGAAGGTGCTGACGTCAGCCGTCCAGCTGGAACAGAACAACGTGGGCAACGCCGAGCAGGCAGCGCAGGGGGCTCAGCAGGAGTTGGCCGAGAAGTTACAGCTAGTGGAAGCAGCGAAACACCGCGTCTCCGTGCTCCTGTCACAGCTGTCGTCTGCACGCGCAGACCTGGCCAACACCAAGCAGGCTGCGCAGAGAGCAAGCGCAGCTGCCCAGGAAGCTAAAGCTAATGCCGCGCGCAACAGACGTCGTCTTAACCGAGACCAGAACTTGCCCCCAGAGTGA